A stretch of Alligator mississippiensis isolate rAllMis1 chromosome 14, rAllMis1, whole genome shotgun sequence DNA encodes these proteins:
- the LOC102564453 gene encoding F-box only protein 39, which produces MEDDSEHEQSCWAYLPDVCLSHVFWWLDDRDRSQAALVCKRWSQAMYAGSLWRTRTITFRGRPSRLHTSELESSLWYVKKFGKYLEHLEIRFLNPYNAILTRKFQVTMKGLLSRLGKCNSRLVSLSMQHLELDRLVWKIVTRNQFIKNLILFLKRVGSHLDHLSLKGARVTLEEGCELLSSLSYLKNKSLASEVNIENFFERHLAVYRSPLFCETMSKFRNLAILSLNYNCISDELLDTLCEHNAHSLWTLNIKCHIHDPHRQIIWGVSWGNLAKRAPKLRVNFFFERVMKHDKLARILLAEIPVRSINLRSCYFRDPDWTMRPTLTNLLPSYKHILQKLTLEFNNSHEFLDEELLQLVLSCRKLFFLKIWAFLDITFVERLLQNQVEGKCTLRTLKVRIYTSQHETIQEDHMLREIYIRYKDLINSELNYFVIAYPMM; this is translated from the exons ATGGAGGATGACAGTGAACATGAGCAGAGCTGCTGGGCATATCTACCTGATGTCTGCCTCAGCCACGTGTTCTGGTGGTTAGACGATAGGGACAGATCCCAGGCTGCGTTAGTCTGTAAGAGATGGAGTCAGGCCATGTACGCAGGGTCTCTTTGGAGAACCAGAACCATCACCTTTCGTGGGAGGCCTTCTAGGTTGCACACATCAGAGCTTGAATCTTCTCTGTGGTATGTCAAGAAATTTGGCAAGTACTTGGAACACCTCGAGATCAGGTTCCTGAATCCTTACAATGCTATCTTGACGCGAAAATTTCAAGTGACAATGAAAGGGCTTCTCTCACGCTTGGGCAAATGTAACAGCCGACTGGTGTCCTTGAGTATGCAGCACCTGGAGTTGGACCGATTGGTCTGGAAAATCGTGACCAGGAATCAGTTTATCAAGAACCTAATACTTTTCCTGAAAAGAGTAGGCTCCCATCTGGATCATCTCAGTTTGAAAGGAGCCAGGGTGACGCTGGAAGAAGGCTGTGAGCTTTTGAGCTCTTTGAGCTACTTGAAAAATAAAAGCCTTGCCTCTGAAGTCAACATAGAAAATTTCTTCGAGCGTCACCTCGCTGTCTACAGAAGCCCCCTGTTTTGCGAAACCATGTCCAAGTTCCGCAATCTGGCCATCCTGAGCCTCAATTACAACTGCATTTCCGATGAACTGCTGGACACGCTGTGTGAACATAATGCCCATTCTCTCTGGACCCTAAATATCAAATGCCATATCCATGACCCTCATAGGCAAATAATCTGGGGGGTATCCTGGGGAAACCTAGCCAAGAGAGCCCCCAAACTCAGAGTGAACTTCTTCTTTGAAAGAGTCATGAAGCATGACAAGTTAGCCAGGATCCTGTTAGCAGAGATCCCTGTCAGGAGCATCAATCTACGCAGCTGTTATTTCAGGGACCCGGACTGGACAATGAGACCCACCCTCACCAATCTCTTGCCATCTTACAAGCACATCCTACAG AAATTAACCCTTGAATTCAACAACAGCCATGAATTCCTGGATGAGGAACTCCTGCAGCTCGTGCTGTCATGCAGGAAGCTGTTCTTTCTGAAAATCTGGGCCTTCCTCGATATCACGTTTGTAGAGAGGCTGCTGCAAAATCAGGTGGAAGGCAAATGCACCTTGCGTACGCTGAAG GTGAGGATTTATACAAGTCAGCACGAAACCATCCAAGAGGACCACATGTTGAGAGAAATTTACATAAGATACAAAGACCTGATTAATTCAGAGCTGAATTATTTTGTCATCGCCTACCCGATGATGTGA